Proteins encoded within one genomic window of Amycolatopsis sp. 2-15:
- a CDS encoding acyl-CoA dehydrogenase family protein, with amino-acid sequence MSNLVARARALADDVLFPAAAQVDLRGEVPRSHFDALAEAGLYGLAAPPDAGGPGAGLAELVEVIETLAGGCLSTTFTWIQHHGLVAGLSASANQALRSLYLADLVKGTVRAGVAYAGVIPTPPRTRARRVSDGFRFDGEAPFVSGWGGIDLLMLSGRTPEDRVVTTVVTPVAGHGLDAHPLQLIAAQGTSTVRIGLDDYFVPAERVLSEVSRADFVAGNTFASRLNGCAPLGLAERCARLLDDLGRTETATALRAEQEQIRIRLDSGLTDPTSLPAARAAGAELAYRSAGALVAANGSRSVLAGEPAGRLVREATFLLVAASRPEIRDGLLALARR; translated from the coding sequence GTGTCGAACCTCGTCGCCCGAGCGCGGGCCCTCGCCGATGACGTGCTGTTCCCCGCCGCCGCGCAGGTCGACCTGCGCGGCGAGGTGCCGCGGTCGCACTTCGACGCGCTGGCCGAAGCGGGGCTTTACGGCCTCGCCGCGCCCCCGGACGCCGGTGGCCCCGGCGCGGGCCTGGCCGAGCTCGTCGAGGTCATCGAGACGCTGGCCGGTGGTTGCCTGAGCACCACGTTCACCTGGATCCAGCACCACGGTCTCGTCGCCGGCCTGTCCGCTTCGGCCAACCAGGCACTGCGGTCGCTGTACCTCGCCGACCTGGTCAAGGGCACCGTCCGCGCCGGAGTCGCCTACGCGGGAGTGATCCCGACGCCGCCGCGCACCCGCGCCCGGCGGGTCAGCGACGGCTTCCGCTTCGACGGCGAGGCCCCGTTCGTGAGCGGCTGGGGCGGGATCGATCTGCTGATGCTCTCGGGCCGGACCCCCGAGGATAGGGTCGTCACCACCGTGGTCACCCCGGTGGCGGGCCACGGACTCGACGCCCACCCCCTGCAACTGATTGCCGCACAAGGGACCTCGACCGTCCGAATCGGACTGGACGACTACTTCGTGCCAGCCGAACGCGTGCTCTCCGAGGTCTCGCGCGCCGACTTCGTCGCGGGGAACACCTTCGCGTCACGGCTCAACGGCTGCGCTCCCCTCGGCCTGGCCGAACGCTGCGCCCGCCTGCTCGACGACCTGGGCCGGACTGAGACGGCCACCGCCCTGCGCGCCGAACAGGAACAAATCCGCATCCGCCTCGACTCGGGCCTCACCGACCCCACCTCGCTCCCCGCCGCCCGCGCGGCCGGCGCCGAGCTGGCCTACCGCAGCGCCGGCGCCCTCGTGGCCGCCAACGGCAGCCGCTCGGTGCTCGCAGGCGAACCCGCGGGCCGGCTGGTGCGGGAAGCCACGTTCCTCCTGGTGGCCGCCAGCCGCCCGGAAATCCGCGACGGTTTGCTGGCGTTGGCTCGCCGCTAG
- a CDS encoding glycosyltransferase, translating into MPGKAAPVAEAAPEGETRFAEHAPEGRLTAQRGLYAGPAPIVSKDLYAELEWGSAVRDRDALTVEPSSKVTGNTYFGRFPASYWQRWTTVTSVTVEALVSGDGLLSVGASDLQGDARVVNAEQVSGAKARKVTMTASLDKFYDGGALWLDLETEGGQTLRVEQVRWTVEAPEKIRPTAVTICTMNRADDCLKNLQALAADVSSLHTLDAIYVADQGTDLVESRDGFEQVAKDLGDKLHYIKQPNLGGAGGFTRGLYEVAGHTATEHANVLFMDDDVLLEPDLVVRMTAFSNRAANPIIVGGQMLNLLHPNQLHVGAEYARLNTLEPGQPVTHSLSTADLLGVDEETLKPNRQERRLDAGYNGWWSCLIPYEVVKAIGYPMPFFFQWDDAEYSYRAREYGFPTVTLPGAGVWHADFHWKDWDEWHRYFNLRNSIITAALHSPFNLNLLSRVLMAQLVRYLLGMQYGLSATLIKAVEDFLEGPEVLRDGGVAAMKEIRRIRGEYPETKRHKATDVPGIASNDIGIINSAPRPSMQRLVLIKRILDRVLGRSRFGLGAVPIDEAHWWHIALFDTAVVTDASQEGVRVRTYDKVKMFDLARRGAKVIQRLRKEGAGVQERYKRAMPELTSRENWKRLYEL; encoded by the coding sequence ATGCCCGGTAAAGCAGCCCCGGTCGCGGAGGCGGCCCCCGAAGGCGAGACCCGGTTCGCGGAGCACGCGCCCGAGGGGAGGCTGACGGCTCAGCGCGGGCTGTACGCCGGCCCGGCGCCGATCGTCAGCAAGGACCTCTACGCCGAGCTCGAGTGGGGCTCCGCGGTGCGCGACCGCGACGCACTCACCGTCGAACCGTCGTCGAAGGTCACCGGCAACACCTACTTCGGCCGCTTCCCGGCCAGCTACTGGCAGCGCTGGACCACGGTCACCTCGGTCACTGTGGAAGCCCTGGTCAGCGGCGACGGCCTGCTCTCGGTCGGTGCGTCCGACCTGCAGGGTGACGCGCGCGTGGTCAACGCCGAGCAGGTCTCCGGCGCCAAGGCCCGCAAGGTCACGATGACCGCGAGCCTCGACAAGTTCTACGACGGCGGCGCGCTGTGGCTCGACCTCGAGACCGAGGGCGGGCAGACGCTGCGCGTCGAGCAGGTCCGCTGGACCGTGGAGGCGCCGGAGAAGATCCGCCCGACCGCGGTCACCATCTGCACGATGAACCGCGCGGACGACTGCCTGAAAAACCTGCAGGCGCTCGCCGCCGACGTGTCGTCGCTGCACACGCTCGACGCCATCTACGTCGCCGACCAGGGCACCGACCTCGTCGAGTCGCGTGACGGCTTCGAGCAGGTCGCGAAAGACCTCGGCGACAAGCTGCACTACATCAAGCAGCCCAACCTCGGCGGCGCCGGCGGCTTCACCCGCGGCCTGTACGAGGTGGCCGGTCACACCGCCACCGAGCACGCCAACGTGCTGTTCATGGACGACGACGTGCTCCTGGAGCCGGACCTCGTCGTGCGCATGACGGCGTTCTCCAACCGCGCGGCCAACCCGATCATCGTCGGCGGCCAGATGCTGAACCTGCTGCACCCGAACCAGCTGCACGTCGGCGCCGAGTACGCGCGCCTGAACACGCTGGAGCCGGGCCAGCCGGTCACGCACTCGCTGTCCACGGCCGACCTGCTGGGCGTCGACGAGGAGACCCTCAAGCCCAACCGCCAGGAGCGCCGCCTCGACGCCGGGTACAACGGCTGGTGGTCGTGCCTGATCCCCTACGAGGTCGTGAAGGCCATCGGCTACCCGATGCCGTTCTTCTTCCAGTGGGACGACGCGGAGTACTCCTACCGCGCCCGCGAGTACGGCTTCCCGACGGTGACGCTGCCGGGCGCCGGCGTGTGGCACGCGGACTTCCACTGGAAGGACTGGGACGAGTGGCACCGGTACTTCAACCTGCGCAACTCGATCATCACCGCCGCGCTGCACTCGCCGTTCAACCTGAACCTGCTCTCGCGCGTGCTCATGGCGCAGCTCGTGCGCTACCTGCTGGGCATGCAGTACGGCCTGTCGGCCACGCTGATCAAGGCCGTCGAGGACTTCCTCGAGGGCCCGGAGGTCCTGCGTGACGGCGGTGTCGCCGCGATGAAGGAGATCCGCCGGATCCGCGGGGAGTACCCGGAGACCAAGCGGCACAAGGCCACCGACGTGCCGGGCATCGCGTCCAACGACATCGGCATCATCAACAGCGCGCCGCGGCCCAGCATGCAGCGTTTGGTGCTGATCAAGCGCATCCTCGACCGCGTGCTCGGCCGCAGCCGGTTCGGCCTCGGCGCGGTGCCGATCGACGAGGCGCACTGGTGGCACATCGCGCTGTTCGACACGGCCGTGGTCACGGACGCTTCGCAGGAAGGCGTGCGCGTGCGCACGTACGACAAGGTGAAGATGTTCGACCTCGCCCGTCGTGGCGCGAAGGTGATCCAGCGGCTGCGCAAGGAAGGCGCGGGCGTGCAGGAGCGGTACAAGCGCGCGATGCCGGAGCTCACCTCGCGGGAGAACTGGAAGCGGCTGTACGAGCTCTGA
- a CDS encoding GtrA family protein, which produces MVATEPQSETTVTTPAGPGLLGQLIRFGLIGGFCALLDLGTYSLLRAIGMDAVPWVDIARAISFVVGTTTAFFLNRRFTFAGGRRDGGTQIGSFILLYAVTFLVAVGVNQWMLHLLPESTWKATLGWVVSQATATVINFVMLKWVVFRERPVKEN; this is translated from the coding sequence GTGGTGGCTACGGAACCGCAGAGTGAGACGACGGTGACAACACCGGCGGGCCCCGGTCTGCTCGGTCAGCTCATCCGCTTCGGGCTGATCGGCGGGTTCTGCGCGCTGCTGGACCTGGGTACGTACTCGCTGCTCAGGGCCATCGGCATGGACGCGGTGCCGTGGGTCGACATCGCTCGCGCGATCAGCTTCGTCGTGGGCACGACCACGGCGTTCTTCCTGAATCGCCGGTTCACCTTCGCCGGCGGCCGTCGCGATGGCGGCACGCAGATCGGCAGCTTCATCTTGCTCTACGCCGTCACGTTCCTCGTGGCGGTCGGTGTGAACCAGTGGATGCTGCATCTGCTCCCGGAGTCGACGTGGAAGGCCACGCTCGGCTGGGTCGTGTCGCAGGCGACGGCGACCGTGATCAATTTCGTCATGCTCAAGTGGGTCGTGTTTCGTGAGCGGCCGGTAAAGGAGAACTGA
- a CDS encoding FAD-binding oxidoreductase, with product MTQTPETQRRTLTGWGRTAGTVADVLSTPDVETIAAAVASAGPRGVIARGLGRSYGDPAQNAGGLVVDMTVLDRIHSIDPDSGLVDLDAGVSLDKLMREALPHGLWVPVLPGTRQVTIGGAIANDIHGKNHHSAGSFGNHVVSMDLLTADGRVRTLTPEGDEADLFWATVAGIGLTGIITRATVRMKKTESAYFYVDADRTSSLDETLALFTDGSDLNYDYSMSVPDLISSDSRLGRATFSRGSLATLDQLPAKLRSEPLKFDAPKLATLPDVFPNGLGNKVTFGLINELWQKTVPKKGVRGKVQNLTQFYHPLDMISEWNRAYGSKGFLQYQFSVPFGAEDQLKAICRRIATSGHYSFLNVFKRMGDANPAPMSWPSPGWMLSVDFPIKTGLSRFCLELDDEVLAAGGRLYTAKDSRTTAETFAKMYPRLEEWRKVRAAVDPEGVFASDMSRRLAL from the coding sequence GTGACCCAGACACCCGAGACACAGCGACGCACGCTCACCGGCTGGGGCCGCACCGCCGGGACAGTCGCAGACGTCCTGAGCACCCCTGATGTCGAGACCATCGCGGCCGCCGTCGCGTCGGCGGGCCCCCGCGGGGTCATCGCGCGCGGCCTCGGCCGCTCCTACGGCGACCCGGCGCAGAACGCCGGCGGGCTCGTGGTCGACATGACCGTGCTCGACCGCATCCACTCGATCGACCCCGACTCCGGGCTGGTCGACCTCGACGCCGGCGTGAGCCTCGACAAGCTGATGCGCGAGGCGCTCCCCCACGGCCTCTGGGTGCCGGTGCTCCCGGGCACGCGCCAGGTGACGATCGGCGGCGCGATCGCCAACGACATCCACGGCAAGAACCACCACTCGGCCGGCAGCTTCGGCAACCACGTGGTGTCGATGGACCTGCTCACGGCCGACGGCCGCGTCCGCACGCTCACTCCGGAGGGCGACGAGGCGGACCTGTTCTGGGCGACGGTGGCCGGCATCGGCCTCACCGGCATCATCACGCGCGCCACCGTGCGGATGAAGAAGACGGAGTCGGCGTACTTCTACGTGGACGCCGACCGCACGTCGAGCCTCGACGAGACACTCGCGCTGTTCACCGACGGTTCGGACCTGAACTACGACTACTCGATGTCGGTCCCGGACCTGATCTCGTCGGACTCGCGGCTTGGGCGGGCCACGTTCTCGCGCGGCTCGCTCGCCACCCTGGACCAGCTGCCCGCGAAGCTGCGCAGCGAACCGCTGAAATTCGATGCGCCGAAGCTCGCGACGCTGCCCGACGTGTTCCCCAACGGCCTGGGCAACAAGGTCACCTTCGGCCTGATCAACGAGCTGTGGCAGAAGACCGTGCCCAAGAAGGGCGTGCGCGGCAAGGTCCAGAACCTCACGCAGTTCTACCACCCGCTGGACATGATCTCGGAGTGGAACCGCGCGTATGGCTCCAAGGGCTTCCTGCAGTACCAGTTCTCGGTGCCGTTCGGCGCGGAAGACCAGCTCAAGGCCATCTGCCGCCGGATCGCGACGTCGGGGCACTACTCGTTCCTCAACGTCTTCAAGCGCATGGGTGACGCCAACCCGGCGCCGATGTCGTGGCCCTCGCCCGGCTGGATGCTGAGCGTGGACTTCCCGATCAAGACCGGCCTGAGCCGATTCTGCCTCGAGCTCGACGACGAGGTACTCGCCGCGGGCGGCCGCCTCTACACCGCGAAAGACTCGCGGACCACGGCCGAGACGTTCGCGAAGATGTACCCGCGGCTCGAGGAGTGGCGCAAGGTCCGCGCCGCCGTTGACCCCGAAGGCGTTTTCGCCTCTGACATGAGCCGGAGGCTCGCACTGTGA
- a CDS encoding decaprenylphospho-beta-D-erythro-pentofuranosid-2-ulose 2-reductase, whose translation MIDAVGNPQSLLLLGGTSDIALAIAEKYLAEKPLRVVLAARPSPRLDAAAQRLKDRGAEVSTVDFDAKDTASHPAVLDRAFAGGDIDVAVVAFGLLGDPEEVWQDHAKAVELATVNYAAAVSVGVALSEKLKTQGHGSIIALSSVAGERVRRSNFVYGSTKAGFDGFYLGLGEALADHGVQVTVVRPGHVKTKMTAGLKDAPLAQTAEQVADIAVTAARAGKDLVWAPAQFRLVMSVLRHVPRPIFRKLPI comes from the coding sequence GTGATCGACGCCGTTGGCAACCCCCAGTCCCTGCTGCTGCTCGGCGGCACGTCCGACATCGCGCTGGCCATCGCGGAGAAGTACCTCGCGGAGAAGCCGCTGCGGGTCGTGCTGGCCGCGCGTCCGTCGCCCCGGCTCGACGCCGCGGCGCAGCGCCTGAAGGACCGCGGCGCCGAGGTGTCCACAGTGGACTTCGACGCGAAGGACACGGCCTCGCACCCCGCCGTGCTCGACCGCGCGTTCGCCGGCGGCGACATCGACGTGGCCGTGGTCGCGTTCGGCCTGCTCGGCGACCCCGAGGAGGTCTGGCAGGACCACGCCAAGGCCGTGGAGCTGGCGACGGTGAACTACGCGGCCGCCGTGTCGGTGGGGGTGGCGCTGTCGGAGAAGCTCAAGACGCAGGGCCACGGCTCGATCATCGCGTTGTCGTCGGTGGCCGGTGAGCGCGTGCGGCGCTCGAACTTCGTCTACGGCTCCACCAAGGCCGGCTTCGACGGCTTCTACCTGGGCCTCGGCGAGGCGCTCGCCGACCACGGCGTGCAGGTCACCGTCGTCCGCCCGGGTCACGTTAAGACGAAGATGACGGCCGGGCTGAAGGACGCCCCGCTGGCGCAGACGGCCGAGCAGGTGGCCGACATCGCCGTGACCGCGGCGCGCGCCGGCAAGGATCTGGTCTGGGCGCCGGCGCAGTTCCGGCTGGTCATGTCGGTGCTGCGGCACGTGCCGCGTCCGATTTTCCGGAAACTGCCGATCTGA
- a CDS encoding YbaB/EbfC family nucleoid-associated protein yields MPDQAARLDAVLKRFQEQAARAAELKDQIANLRGHARNADGSVTVTVAPSGAVLGLQLSPQAMRRSHTALQQEILGAIRSATQQAAAALNQTVEPVLGERAEQFREAFNAHVEPLGPSAPPPASSLAAPGQPGHPERPGQPPQMPQTLQNARNRTNPRAVEDDDFGGPILRRE; encoded by the coding sequence ATGCCGGACCAGGCAGCGCGGCTCGACGCCGTGCTCAAGCGGTTCCAGGAGCAGGCCGCCCGCGCCGCCGAGCTCAAGGACCAGATCGCGAACCTGCGCGGGCACGCCCGCAACGCCGACGGCTCGGTGACGGTCACCGTCGCCCCGTCGGGTGCCGTGCTCGGGCTGCAGCTCAGCCCGCAGGCGATGCGGCGCTCGCACACCGCGCTGCAGCAGGAGATCCTGGGCGCCATCCGCTCGGCGACCCAGCAGGCCGCGGCCGCGCTGAACCAGACCGTGGAGCCGGTGCTGGGTGAGCGGGCGGAGCAGTTCCGGGAGGCGTTCAACGCGCACGTCGAGCCGCTCGGGCCGAGTGCGCCGCCGCCGGCGAGCTCGCTGGCCGCGCCAGGACAACCGGGGCATCCTGAACGACCTGGGCAGCCGCCTCAAATGCCACAAACGCTGCAGAACGCTCGGAACCGGACGAACCCGCGAGCCGTCGAAGACGACGACTTCGGGGGTCCCATTCTTCGGCGGGAGTGA
- a CDS encoding WXG100 family type VII secretion target translates to MTSGFKIEPAALNAHASGSKEAAGHFGSLAQLLQQARVSDDCFGPLGELMAYKYFDSLQECQDLADQAKTFLDAIADKTTLAAQAYQDHEDATTDAVTGLGKELADGGSGAGSLSDVNHAGDAGRKSYLEQNGGYGSSWLSTSTEVSQASSPPDVAIAAVHTRMEQIQLVTSPGQSLLDNGLGFLIGIVISPLVEFVLEPAIGDPEQMRSTAQGWAQVAQWLDGVGAHEQKRADLTKEPWEGSGGDAFRKQMGEFSEGAGAFADEVRGLQQILELAADLFDAFVEIVIDILQELVMGLIIEWLAALAASWITAGASVGAAGAATTGEVAVTGGRLGMKVKQLLGKLRPLIEELEKILQKLRTGPLKKVVERMEGLRGGNFLEKRVADMIDKNPLAKILTKADSATGMSRTTNHFANVRRMLDDDGNVIGDALTEGSDALTHNLTETGLRLAGMSGTSSVGKAAWRGAKGNIVEQGIEQGVKYGYHQSQTDSEEDRREATDRGFSLEE, encoded by the coding sequence GTGACCAGTGGGTTCAAGATCGAGCCGGCGGCGCTGAACGCGCACGCGAGCGGTTCGAAGGAAGCGGCCGGGCACTTCGGCAGCCTCGCCCAGCTGCTGCAACAGGCACGCGTGAGCGACGACTGCTTCGGCCCGCTCGGCGAGCTGATGGCGTACAAGTACTTCGACTCGCTGCAGGAGTGCCAGGACCTCGCCGACCAGGCGAAAACGTTCCTGGACGCCATCGCCGACAAGACCACGCTGGCCGCGCAGGCGTACCAGGACCACGAGGACGCGACCACCGACGCCGTCACCGGGCTCGGCAAGGAGCTCGCCGACGGCGGCAGCGGCGCCGGCTCGCTGTCGGACGTGAACCACGCGGGCGACGCGGGCCGCAAGAGCTACCTGGAGCAGAACGGCGGCTACGGCAGCTCGTGGCTCTCCACGTCGACCGAGGTCTCGCAGGCGAGCAGCCCGCCCGACGTGGCGATCGCGGCCGTGCACACGCGCATGGAGCAGATCCAGCTGGTGACGAGCCCTGGGCAGTCGCTGCTGGACAACGGGCTCGGGTTCCTCATCGGCATCGTGATCAGCCCGCTCGTGGAGTTCGTGCTGGAGCCGGCGATCGGCGACCCCGAGCAGATGCGCAGCACCGCGCAGGGCTGGGCGCAGGTGGCGCAGTGGCTCGACGGCGTCGGTGCACACGAGCAGAAGCGCGCGGACCTCACGAAGGAGCCGTGGGAAGGCTCCGGCGGCGACGCGTTCCGCAAGCAGATGGGCGAGTTCTCCGAGGGCGCAGGAGCGTTCGCCGACGAGGTGCGCGGGCTGCAGCAGATCCTGGAGCTGGCCGCGGACCTGTTCGACGCGTTCGTGGAGATCGTGATCGACATCCTGCAAGAGCTGGTGATGGGCCTGATCATCGAGTGGCTCGCGGCGCTGGCGGCGTCGTGGATCACGGCGGGCGCCTCGGTGGGGGCCGCGGGGGCGGCGACCACGGGCGAGGTCGCAGTGACCGGTGGGCGGCTCGGGATGAAGGTCAAGCAGCTGCTGGGCAAGCTGCGGCCGTTGATCGAGGAGCTGGAGAAGATCCTGCAGAAGCTGCGCACGGGGCCGTTGAAGAAGGTCGTGGAGCGCATGGAAGGCCTGCGGGGCGGCAACTTCCTCGAAAAGCGCGTGGCGGACATGATCGACAAGAACCCGCTCGCGAAGATCCTCACCAAGGCCGACTCCGCAACCGGCATGTCGCGAACGACCAACCACTTCGCGAACGTCCGGCGGATGCTCGACGACGACGGCAACGTGATCGGCGATGCTCTCACCGAAGGCAGCGACGCGCTGACCCACAACCTGACCGAGACCGGCTTGCGACTGGCCGGCATGAGCGGCACATCAAGTGTCGGCAAGGCGGCGTGGCGCGGGGCCAAAGGCAACATCGTCGAGCAGGGCATCGAGCAGGGCGTGAAGTACGGTTACCACCAGTCGCAGACCGACAGTGAAGAAGACCGCCGCGAGGCGACCGACCGAGGGTTCTCACTCGAAGAATGA
- a CDS encoding VC0807 family protein: MGKDFRSSAFALVIDVGAPVGGYYLLRAFGVVPVWALVLSGLPPALRVLYTAVTRRRVDGMGLFVLAIVAVSVVTTLLTGDARLLLVRNAWFSSLAGVWLLASLVVGRRPVTYEAARALLPGKGAQLDDAWEQRSSFRRLWRVLAVVWGVGGLLHSGVSIAMAYTLPIDDVPALDTVVSIAFFVLLQVVTQVLLVREGSMRAVIRRPAPVR, from the coding sequence ATGGGTAAAGACTTCCGTTCGTCCGCGTTCGCCCTGGTCATCGACGTCGGCGCACCCGTCGGGGGTTACTACCTGCTGCGCGCGTTCGGCGTGGTGCCCGTGTGGGCGCTGGTGCTGAGCGGCCTGCCACCGGCGCTGCGCGTGCTCTACACCGCCGTCACGCGGCGGCGCGTGGACGGGATGGGCTTGTTCGTGCTGGCGATCGTCGCCGTGAGCGTGGTGACGACGCTGCTCACCGGCGACGCGCGGCTGCTGCTGGTGCGCAACGCGTGGTTCAGCTCGCTCGCGGGCGTCTGGCTGCTGGCGAGCCTGGTCGTCGGCCGCCGGCCGGTCACCTACGAGGCCGCCCGCGCGCTCCTGCCGGGCAAGGGCGCGCAGCTCGACGACGCGTGGGAGCAGCGGTCGTCGTTCCGGCGCCTGTGGCGGGTGCTCGCCGTGGTCTGGGGCGTCGGCGGGCTGCTGCACAGCGGCGTGAGCATCGCCATGGCGTACACGCTGCCCATCGACGACGTACCCGCGCTGGACACGGTGGTGTCGATCGCGTTCTTCGTGCTCTTGCAGGTCGTGACGCAGGTGCTGCTCGTGCGCGAGGGCTCGATGCGCGCGGTGATCCGGCGCCCGGCTCCCGTGCGCTGA
- a CDS encoding sigma-70 family RNA polymerase sigma factor produces the protein MRLKRSADTEAMRSEGDVQAAYTRYGGELFGFALNALADRHLAEDVVQETFVRAWRAGRRFDPARGSLRTWLFGILRNLVVDATRRRATRPAPAPSLGEPDRADDPFDRLLVSIQLDEAMRRLSDEHRDVVHAVHVEGRTCADYAAELGISASTARSRLYYGIRALRLILDENGGLVR, from the coding sequence GTGCGGCTGAAACGGTCGGCGGACACCGAGGCGATGCGCAGCGAAGGCGACGTGCAGGCCGCGTACACGCGCTATGGCGGTGAGCTGTTCGGCTTCGCCCTCAACGCGCTCGCCGACCGGCACCTGGCCGAGGACGTGGTGCAGGAGACGTTCGTGCGGGCGTGGCGCGCCGGCCGCCGCTTCGACCCGGCGCGCGGCAGCTTGCGGACCTGGCTCTTCGGCATCCTGCGCAACCTCGTCGTCGACGCCACGCGCCGCCGTGCGACCCGGCCGGCGCCGGCACCCTCGCTCGGCGAACCGGACCGGGCCGACGACCCGTTCGACCGGCTGCTCGTGAGCATCCAGCTCGACGAGGCCATGCGCCGGCTCAGCGACGAGCACCGCGACGTGGTCCACGCCGTGCACGTGGAGGGCCGCACCTGCGCGGACTACGCGGCCGAGCTGGGGATCTCCGCGTCGACCGCGCGCAGCCGGCTCTACTACGGCATCCGCGCCCTGCGGCTGATCCTGGACGAGAACGGAGGGCTCGTGCGATGA
- a CDS encoding YncE family protein, with translation MPWKRRISFALAIVAAAGGAVAVASSAASATDEVAAFSNIAAPSVPVPVTSHDRVYTADQTSNTVTVIDPSTNKVLGTIALGAPRLSNTLNPQYLDDENVHGLAYSPNRQRLGVVSIGSNTVDIIDTTTNKVLSRTDVGRASHEGSFTHDGREFWVADRGRDTVTIVDALHGGVIENLPVGTGPSKVVMSPDGRTAYVNHIALPEITVVDVASRRITGHITGLGDVFSSDLAISPDGRELWVPHKRAGKTSVVDLVHRRVQAVLTTGPDTNHPNFAGDFAYLTVGGLDETLVYRRSPGTPELVATVHDTGHAPHGIWPSGDGSRMYVGMEKSDRVDVIDTRTQRVVSSFGVGQEPQALVYVPNAAPGGGAPNLGTQGLNQQGHDVAATLPDGSDGTTLDLVTGRRLEVTVRPIAGLDSIGLQARGLAPNTAYTASSVDTHGARTTLVSFRTDAMGNAPQVLAFAVFTGQSVALSTGATGAVQPAMDDAGGCCCC, from the coding sequence ATGCCCTGGAAACGCCGGATCTCCTTCGCGCTCGCGATCGTCGCGGCGGCAGGTGGCGCGGTGGCGGTGGCGAGCAGTGCGGCGTCGGCGACCGACGAGGTCGCAGCATTTTCGAACATCGCTGCGCCGTCGGTCCCCGTCCCCGTCACGTCGCACGACCGCGTCTACACCGCCGACCAGACGTCGAACACGGTGACCGTGATCGATCCGTCGACGAACAAGGTGCTGGGGACGATCGCGCTCGGCGCGCCGCGGCTGTCGAACACGCTGAACCCGCAGTACCTCGACGACGAGAACGTGCACGGCCTCGCCTACTCCCCGAACCGGCAGCGCCTCGGTGTGGTGAGCATCGGCAGCAACACCGTGGACATCATCGACACCACCACGAACAAGGTGCTCAGCCGCACCGACGTCGGCCGCGCTTCGCACGAGGGCTCGTTCACGCACGACGGCCGCGAGTTCTGGGTCGCTGACCGCGGCCGGGACACGGTGACCATCGTCGACGCCTTGCACGGCGGGGTGATCGAGAACCTGCCGGTGGGGACCGGACCGTCCAAAGTGGTCATGAGCCCCGACGGGCGCACCGCGTACGTGAACCACATCGCGCTGCCGGAGATCACCGTGGTCGACGTGGCTTCGCGGCGCATCACCGGGCACATCACGGGCCTGGGCGACGTGTTCTCGTCCGACCTGGCGATCTCGCCGGACGGCCGCGAGCTGTGGGTGCCGCACAAGCGCGCCGGCAAGACGAGCGTGGTCGACCTGGTGCACCGCCGCGTGCAGGCCGTGCTGACCACCGGGCCGGACACCAACCACCCCAACTTCGCGGGCGACTTCGCGTACCTCACCGTGGGTGGCCTCGACGAGACGCTCGTGTACCGCCGCTCCCCCGGCACGCCCGAGCTGGTGGCGACCGTCCACGACACCGGTCACGCTCCGCACGGAATCTGGCCCAGCGGCGACGGTTCGCGCATGTACGTGGGCATGGAGAAGTCCGACCGCGTCGACGTGATCGACACGCGCACGCAACGGGTGGTCAGCTCGTTCGGTGTCGGGCAGGAGCCGCAGGCCCTGGTGTACGTCCCGAACGCGGCGCCGGGCGGCGGCGCGCCGAACCTCGGCACACAGGGCCTGAACCAGCAGGGCCACGACGTCGCCGCGACACTTCCGGACGGCTCGGACGGCACCACACTCGACCTGGTCACCGGGCGCCGGCTGGAGGTCACCGTGCGGCCGATCGCCGGTCTCGACAGCATCGGCCTGCAGGCCCGCGGCCTGGCACCGAACACGGCCTACACAGCGTCCAGTGTGGACACTCACGGCGCACGGACGACACTGGTCAGCTTCCGCACCGACGCGATGGGCAACGCGCCACAGGTGCTGGCCTTCGCCGTGTTCACCGGCCAGAGCGTGGCCCTGAGCACCGGCGCGACGGGCGCGGTGCAGCCGGCGATGGACGACGCCGGCGGCTGTTGCTGCTGCTAG